The genomic region TAGGCTGTACTTATGTCATTGTGGGGCATTCTGAGCGCCGACAGTTTCATCATGAAAGTGATGGACTGGTGGCTGAAAAAGCTTTGCAAGTCCTCGATAATGGGATGACTCCGGTGATTTGCGTTGGAGAATCTGCTGATGAGCGAAATTCCGGGCGTGAAATTGAAGTAGTGCGAGGTCAGATTTCCAAGCAGGTGGCTGTTTTGCAGGATCGTTTGGCAGATTGCTTAATTGCCTATGAGCCTGTTTGGGCTATTGGAACTGGTAAGTTTGCTAGTGCTCAAGTTGCACAGGATATGCATCGGGCTATCCGCCTTCAATTGGCGGAATTTGATGAAGATGTAGCTTCTCATGTGGGAATTTTATATGGCGGCAGTGTCAAACCCGACAATGCTGTTGAATTGTTTGCGATGCCAGACATTGACGGCGGATTGATTGGGGGCGCTTCATTGAACCCACAAGATTTCTTAGCGATTTGTCAGGCTTAGATTTTTTATTGGGAGATAAACCATGGAATGGTTGAAGACGTTATTAATCGTGTTGCAGATCATCTCTGCTTTAGCGGTCATTTTGCTGGTATTGCTGCAGCAAGGTAAGGGCGCTGATATGGGGGCGGCATTTGGTTCTGGTTCGTCCGGAAGCCTCTTTGGCTCTAGTGGCTCTGCCAACTTCCTTTCTCATGCAACCGCAGTATTTGCGGTGGTCTTTTTTGTTTGCACTTTGGGCATTACCTGGCTAAGCAATAAAAAGGAAGTCAGTCCTGGTGTTTTATCAGGAACCGTTGCCCCAGTAGCAGCCCCTTCAGTGGCGCCTGTTGCTCCGGTTCAGGATCCGACTAAACCCGCTGTTCCAAGGTAAAAAATAGGCTTTTAAGTGTTGCAATGCAGTAGAATTGACAAGTTTTGCAAGATGCCGACGTGGTGAAATTGGTAGACACGCTATCTTGAGGGGGTAGTGGCTTAGGCTGTGCGAGTTCGAGTCTCGCCGTCGGCACCAAACTGCAGGAATTGTAGGGTTAATGCTTTAAATCAAGGCTTTATTTGCTGTAATGGTTGATAATTTTTACTTCTTAGGATTTTCTAGACGTATCGCTCAGGACTATTTTGGATCTCGCTAATTACCTTCCCGTTCTACTTTTTATCCTTGTGGGTATCGGGATTGGCATTGCGCCTGTATTGCTAGGAAAGGCGCTTGCTCCTTCAAAGCCGGATGCTGAAAAGATTTCTCCATTCGAATGTGGTTTTGAAGCATTCGAAGATGCGCGGATGAAGTTTGACGTCCGCTATTACTTGGTTGCCATCCTTTTTATCCTTTTTGACCTTGAAACTGCTTTTTTATTTCCTTGGGGCGTAGCTCTGCGTGAAATAGGTTGGTTTGGTTATGCCTCCATGGTGGTGTTCCTCCTGGTATTTGTTGCAGGTTTTGTGTACATCTGGAAAAAGGGCGCCCTTGACTGGGAATAATTACTATGGCACTTGAAGGCGTACTTAAAGAAGGATTTGTGACCACCACTGCGGATCAGTTGATTAACTGGACGCGTAATGGTTCTTTATGGCCCATGACGTTTGGCCTTGCCTGCTGTGCCGTCGAAATGATGCATGCAGGCGCATCCCGTTATGACTTAGATCGCTTTGGTGTAGTCTTTCGCCCATCACCTCGTCAATCAGATTTGATGATTGTGGCCGGTACTTTATGTAACAAGATGGCTCCAGCACTTCGCAAGGTGTACGACCAAATGCCCGAGCCTCGCTGGGTGATCTCTATGGGCTCTTGTGCCAATGGCGGCGGTTATTACCATAATTCGTATTCAGTAGTTCGTGGTTGCGATCGTATCGTGCCCGTCGATATTTACGTTCCAGGTTGCCCGCCGACTGCAGAAGCCTTGATTTACGGAATTATTCAGCTGCAGTCAAAAATTGCACGTACTAGTACGATTGCGCGCAAAGCCTAAGCCATGTCAGATCGTTTAGTTCAGCTTTCAGCCAATTTAGAAAAAGTCTTAGGTAAGCGTCTGCATTCCGTTCAGACAGCTTTAGGTGAAGTAACTATTGTTATTCATGCTGAGACTTATTTTGAATCCGCTATGTTGTTGCGCGATGATCCCTCATTAGCGTTTGAGCAATTGATTGATTTGTGTGGCGTAGATTATTTAGATTTTAAAGATGGTCAGTGGGGTGGTCAGCGCTTTGCGGTGGTTTCCCATTTGTTGTCATTGGCACATAACTGGCGTCTGCGTGTGCGCGTATTTGCAGCAGAAGATACGTATCCTCTGGTGGCATCTGTCACTCCAGTCTGGGCTGTTGCGAATTGGTTTGAGCGCGAGGCATTTGACCTCTACGGTATTTTGTTTGACGGTCACGATGACTTGCGTCGTATCTTGACGGATTACGGTTTCATTGGCCATCCATTTAGAAAAGATTTCCCGATCTCTGGCAATGTAGAAATGCGTTATGACCCTGAGTTAAAGCGCGTTGTCTATCAGCCTGTCACCATCGAAGCCCGTGAGATTACGCCGCGCGTTGTTCGCGAAGAGCAATACGGAGGCCCGGTTTAAGCCATGGCACAAATTAAGAACTACACCCTCAATTTTGGACCTCAACATCCGGCAGCGCACGGCGTTCTTCGCCTAGTACTTGAGCTAGATGGTGAGGTGATTCAGCGTGCTGATCCGCATATCGGTTTATTGCATCGTGCTACTGAAAAATTAGCCGAGACCCGCACTTGGATTCAGAACGTTCCTTACATGGATCGTTTGGACTATGTCTCGATGATGGCCAACGAGCATGCCTATGTAATGGCGATTGAGAAATTGCTGCAGGTCGATGTGCCTTTGCGTGCCCAGTACATCCGTGTGATGTTTGATGAGTTAACACGTTTATTGAATCACTTGTTGTGGATTGGCTGTCATGGTTTAGACGTCGGTGCGATGGCAGTGTTCTTATACGCCTTCCGTGACCGTGAAGATATTTTCGATATGTACGAAGCGGTTTCGGGTGCTCGTATGCATGCTGCTTACTATCGTCCAGGTGGCGTGTATCGCGATCTGCCTTCACAGATGGCTCAGTTTTCTCAGAACAAGATTCGCAGTGCTGCTGCAATCCAGCGCTTGAACGACACCCGCAGCGGCACCTTATTAGATTTTATTGAATCCTTTGCCGGGCGTTTTGATGGCAATGTGGATGAGTATTGCAATCTGTTGACAGATAATCGAATTTGGAAACAGCGTTTAGTAGGTATTGGTGTAGTGAGCCCCGAGCGCGCATTGCAACTGGGCTTCACAGGTCCGATGCTGCGTGGTTCCGGAATCGAGTGGGACCTGCGTAAGAAGCAGCCCTACGAAACTTACGACAAGCTTGATTTTGATATTCCTGTTGGTGTGAATGGCGATTCCTATGATCGTTACTTAGTGCGCATGGAAGAGATGCGTCAATCCAATCGCATTATTAAGCAGTGTGTTGCATGGCTCAAAGCAAATGATGGTCCCGTGATGAGTGATAACCATAAAGTATCTCCACCTAGCCGTGTAGATATGAAAACCAATATGGAAGAGTTAATTCATCATTTCAAACTCTTTACTGAAGGTATTCATGTGCCAAATGGTG from Polynucleobacter antarcticus harbors:
- a CDS encoding NADH-quinone oxidoreductase subunit C encodes the protein MSDRLVQLSANLEKVLGKRLHSVQTALGEVTIVIHAETYFESAMLLRDDPSLAFEQLIDLCGVDYLDFKDGQWGGQRFAVVSHLLSLAHNWRLRVRVFAAEDTYPLVASVTPVWAVANWFEREAFDLYGILFDGHDDLRRILTDYGFIGHPFRKDFPISGNVEMRYDPELKRVVYQPVTIEAREITPRVVREEQYGGPV
- a CDS encoding NADH-quinone oxidoreductase subunit D is translated as MAQIKNYTLNFGPQHPAAHGVLRLVLELDGEVIQRADPHIGLLHRATEKLAETRTWIQNVPYMDRLDYVSMMANEHAYVMAIEKLLQVDVPLRAQYIRVMFDELTRLLNHLLWIGCHGLDVGAMAVFLYAFRDREDIFDMYEAVSGARMHAAYYRPGGVYRDLPSQMAQFSQNKIRSAAAIQRLNDTRSGTLLDFIESFAGRFDGNVDEYCNLLTDNRIWKQRLVGIGVVSPERALQLGFTGPMLRGSGIEWDLRKKQPYETYDKLDFDIPVGVNGDSYDRYLVRMEEMRQSNRIIKQCVAWLKANDGPVMSDNHKVSPPSRVDMKTNMEELIHHFKLFTEGIHVPNGEAYSAVEHPKGEFGIYLISDGANKPYRLKIRAPGFVHLSAMDEMSRGHMLADAVTIIGTQDIVFGEIDR
- the secG gene encoding preprotein translocase subunit SecG, translated to MEWLKTLLIVLQIISALAVILLVLLQQGKGADMGAAFGSGSSGSLFGSSGSANFLSHATAVFAVVFFVCTLGITWLSNKKEVSPGVLSGTVAPVAAPSVAPVAPVQDPTKPAVPR
- a CDS encoding NuoB/complex I 20 kDa subunit family protein, producing MALEGVLKEGFVTTTADQLINWTRNGSLWPMTFGLACCAVEMMHAGASRYDLDRFGVVFRPSPRQSDLMIVAGTLCNKMAPALRKVYDQMPEPRWVISMGSCANGGGYYHNSYSVVRGCDRIVPVDIYVPGCPPTAEALIYGIIQLQSKIARTSTIARKA
- a CDS encoding NADH-quinone oxidoreductase subunit A; this encodes MDLANYLPVLLFILVGIGIGIAPVLLGKALAPSKPDAEKISPFECGFEAFEDARMKFDVRYYLVAILFILFDLETAFLFPWGVALREIGWFGYASMVVFLLVFVAGFVYIWKKGALDWE
- the tpiA gene encoding triose-phosphate isomerase, with the protein product MRPLIVIGNWKMNGSLASNASWIKTVCRGMEQGMPAGRQYSVCVPAPYLSQCHGLIQECSLAFMSLGAQDVSAYTAGAYTGEISAAMLKELGCTYVIVGHSERRQFHHESDGLVAEKALQVLDNGMTPVICVGESADERNSGREIEVVRGQISKQVAVLQDRLADCLIAYEPVWAIGTGKFASAQVAQDMHRAIRLQLAEFDEDVASHVGILYGGSVKPDNAVELFAMPDIDGGLIGGASLNPQDFLAICQA